One window of the Marinilactibacillus sp. Marseille-P9653 genome contains the following:
- a CDS encoding LCP family protein, whose protein sequence is MSKNNSSRADNRRSNKSKKKNQIIILCILIPIFIIILFAMAYFARLFATTENAIDASYHEIERANPVEEVDPIVEPVSFLIMGVDNDENDSRSLGSARADSIIYATANPITREMNMVSIPRDTYLPIIKNNQVVRNDRINAAYAVGEESTMIETVENWLDVPIHYYATFNFDAFLEIIDALDGIDMDVPITFSEQNSSGKMGMVHLEEGFQTLNGEEALALARTRKIDNDVERGHRQQLVIQAIMSKALNLASLPKYTEIVETVGANMRTNMRMKDMTALAQTGLDSKFAIESHVFEWSSFTERGMDLVKIDPTSFANIQMDLKNSLVVNAFSNQSYTEDSDEETSSGQTTYDQDASASDPVTSSSSSD, encoded by the coding sequence TTGTCTAAAAACAATTCTAGTCGTGCGGATAACCGTCGTTCGAATAAAAGTAAAAAGAAAAATCAAATCATTATCCTCTGCATCTTGATTCCTATATTCATCATCATCCTATTCGCAATGGCCTATTTCGCAAGACTGTTTGCCACTACAGAAAATGCGATTGACGCTTCCTATCATGAAATTGAACGCGCTAATCCTGTAGAAGAAGTGGATCCGATAGTAGAACCTGTGTCTTTCTTGATTATGGGTGTTGATAATGATGAAAATGATTCGCGTTCTTTAGGTTCTGCTAGAGCAGATTCAATCATCTACGCTACCGCCAATCCAATCACTCGAGAAATGAACATGGTCTCTATCCCAAGAGATACATACTTGCCCATTATAAAAAATAATCAAGTCGTTCGAAACGATAGAATTAACGCTGCTTACGCTGTTGGAGAAGAAAGTACTATGATCGAAACAGTAGAAAACTGGCTGGACGTTCCGATTCATTACTACGCTACATTCAACTTCGATGCTTTCCTTGAAATCATCGACGCTTTGGATGGTATTGATATGGACGTTCCGATCACTTTTTCTGAACAAAATTCCTCTGGGAAAATGGGCATGGTTCATTTAGAAGAAGGATTCCAGACACTAAATGGAGAAGAAGCCCTAGCACTTGCTCGAACAAGAAAAATCGATAATGATGTAGAACGTGGGCATCGCCAACAGCTTGTCATTCAAGCCATCATGAGTAAAGCATTGAACCTAGCTTCCCTTCCAAAATACACAGAAATCGTTGAGACAGTCGGCGCAAACATGAGAACCAATATGAGAATGAAAGATATGACTGCATTAGCTCAAACAGGTCTAGACAGTAAATTTGCGATTGAATCTCACGTATTTGAATGGTCAAGTTTTACGGAAAGAGGTATGGATCTGGTCAAAATCGATCCAACTAGCTTTGCCAATATTCAAATGGACCTAAAAAATTCACTAGTTGTTAACGCATTTTCAAACCAATCCTATACGGAAGATTCAGACGAAGAAACCTCTTCTGGTCAAACAACTTATGACCAAGACGCCAGTGCTTCAGACCCTGTTACATCTAGCTCTAGTTCGGATTAA
- a CDS encoding YigZ family protein translates to MENFRTIKESGSYEIDIKKSKFICHLKRTETEEDAHAFIEAIKKEHWKANHNCSAYIMGERYDIQRAHDDGEPSGTAGVPMLEILKKRHLNNVTAVVTRYFGGTKLGAGGLIRAYGGVVNEALSSIGIVERLLHQYITVTVSYPQSGRLENQLRQSDYRLQDIHYTDTVSFECLIALEKTDAFILDIKEWTSDQGETVYGQKAWIEVPVEE, encoded by the coding sequence ATGGAAAATTTTCGGACCATAAAAGAAAGCGGTTCTTATGAAATCGACATAAAAAAGTCAAAATTTATCTGTCATCTTAAAAGAACAGAAACAGAAGAAGACGCGCATGCTTTTATTGAAGCGATCAAAAAAGAACATTGGAAAGCCAATCATAACTGTTCTGCGTATATCATGGGAGAACGTTATGATATTCAGCGTGCACATGATGATGGTGAACCCAGCGGAACGGCTGGTGTTCCTATGCTTGAAATTTTAAAGAAGCGGCATTTGAATAATGTAACAGCTGTTGTTACCCGCTACTTTGGTGGAACCAAATTGGGTGCTGGTGGATTGATTCGTGCTTACGGCGGAGTCGTTAATGAAGCTCTTTCTTCTATTGGAATCGTTGAACGCTTATTGCATCAGTATATAACCGTTACTGTCTCTTATCCTCAAAGCGGACGATTAGAAAATCAATTACGCCAATCCGACTATCGACTTCAAGATATTCATTACACGGATACTGTTTCTTTTGAGTGTTTAATCGCGCTAGAGAAAACTGATGCTTTCATCTTGGACATCAAAGAATGGACAAGTGATCAGGGAGAAACCGTTTATGGACAAAAAGCTTGGATTGAAGTCCCTGTAGAAGAATAA
- a CDS encoding DegV family protein — MNIAVVTDSTAYLSHEQYDAYDIYSVPLSCIVENEVYKEERDITSEEFFLKVREMDKLPTSSQPTVGDFIALYEELGKTYDAIISIHLSGNISGTYRNAVSVSKSMENVDIYPYDSELAAAGQAFQVMEAAKLAKNGASVEAILEKLDTIKAATELYFVVDDLTNLVKGGRLSRAAGSVGTFLNIKPVLTFVDGLIVPFDKIRTKRKALKKIESLLEKSVKDSDYSIQATIVHAFSEDEAKAFKERLEIDFPEVEFNLSFLGPVIGVHTGEGAIGLTWTIKTDES; from the coding sequence ATGAATATAGCCGTAGTAACAGATAGTACAGCGTATCTATCACATGAACAATATGACGCCTATGATATCTATTCGGTGCCATTATCTTGTATTGTTGAAAATGAAGTATATAAAGAAGAACGAGATATTACATCTGAGGAATTTTTCTTAAAAGTTAGAGAAATGGACAAACTACCTACTAGCTCACAACCGACAGTGGGAGATTTTATAGCACTTTATGAAGAACTCGGAAAAACGTACGATGCCATTATAAGTATACATTTATCAGGTAATATTTCCGGTACGTATCGAAATGCTGTTAGTGTCTCAAAGTCAATGGAGAATGTGGATATTTACCCATACGATTCTGAACTTGCTGCTGCAGGTCAAGCTTTTCAAGTAATGGAAGCTGCCAAATTGGCTAAGAACGGTGCAAGTGTTGAAGCGATTTTGGAAAAGCTGGATACGATAAAAGCCGCAACTGAATTATATTTTGTTGTAGATGATTTAACGAATCTAGTGAAAGGCGGACGTTTATCGAGAGCGGCTGGTAGTGTCGGTACATTTTTAAATATCAAACCAGTATTAACCTTTGTTGATGGATTAATCGTACCTTTTGATAAAATCCGTACAAAACGAAAAGCGTTAAAAAAAATTGAAAGCTTGCTTGAAAAGTCAGTTAAAGACTCTGACTATTCAATTCAAGCAACGATTGTTCATGCGTTCAGCGAAGATGAAGCCAAAGCGTTTAAAGAGAGACTTGAAATTGATTTCCCAGAAGTCGAATTCAATTTAAGCTTTTTAGGTCCTGTTATTGGTGTTCATACTGGCGAAGGTGCAATTGGCCTAACTTGGACAATCAAAACAGATGAATCTTAA
- a CDS encoding DEAD/DEAH box helicase, producing MIDQLYGREVLESECVNLDFEKLEESDRIETSGFFSKKGQEYCRRCNTKITPIEFNDCYCEQPCTYCTNCLQMGKVRRCSRFFHTPEPNQFEIPKGPVLTWKGTLSNQQREASEEIIQSIDSNEVRLLWAVAGAGKTEMLFPGIEKAIKAHKRICLASPRVDVCLELAPRIQQAFPNVSMSILYGEMEEAYTYTQLVVATTHQLYRFKEAFDLLIIDEIDAFPFRLDDALHFAVDKARKPKSALIYLTATPDRSDQKKISQKKLKASILPARYHGHPLPMPITIRETDWEKRLLKPKKSSKVFKEITKRLDLQKKFLMFLPNIEWMETFEVILRRTFKAARFESVHSQDDQRKQKVLLMREKKLDFLMTTTILERGVTFPDIDVLVIGADDRIFTESSLVQIAGRAGRSPEYPTGEVLYFHDGMTIEMKRAIRQIKKMNTIAKKRGLLLT from the coding sequence ATGATTGATCAATTATATGGCAGAGAAGTCTTGGAATCCGAATGTGTTAACTTAGATTTTGAAAAACTAGAAGAAAGTGATCGAATAGAAACCTCTGGCTTTTTTTCAAAGAAAGGTCAAGAGTATTGTAGACGATGCAACACAAAAATCACTCCGATTGAATTCAACGACTGCTACTGCGAGCAACCGTGTACTTACTGCACGAATTGTCTGCAGATGGGAAAAGTCAGAAGGTGCTCAAGATTTTTTCATACACCGGAACCGAATCAATTCGAGATTCCTAAAGGTCCGGTTTTAACATGGAAAGGTACTTTATCCAACCAGCAAAGAGAAGCTTCTGAGGAAATTATTCAATCTATTGATTCTAACGAAGTTCGTTTACTCTGGGCAGTAGCGGGCGCTGGGAAAACAGAAATGTTGTTTCCGGGAATAGAAAAAGCAATCAAAGCACATAAAAGAATTTGTTTGGCTTCTCCAAGAGTAGATGTCTGTCTTGAACTGGCTCCAAGAATTCAGCAAGCTTTTCCTAATGTATCTATGAGTATTTTGTATGGAGAAATGGAGGAGGCTTATACATACACTCAATTAGTTGTAGCCACAACACACCAGCTCTATCGATTCAAAGAAGCTTTTGACTTGTTGATTATTGATGAAATCGACGCCTTTCCATTCAGACTGGATGATGCACTACATTTCGCGGTAGATAAAGCAAGAAAACCGAAGTCTGCACTGATTTATCTTACGGCGACGCCAGACCGTAGTGATCAGAAAAAAATTAGTCAGAAGAAATTAAAAGCGAGCATACTACCTGCCAGATATCATGGCCATCCGCTCCCAATGCCGATTACGATAAGGGAGACAGATTGGGAAAAGAGGCTACTTAAACCTAAGAAATCTTCGAAAGTGTTTAAAGAAATCACAAAGCGACTAGATCTTCAAAAGAAGTTTCTAATGTTTTTACCTAATATAGAATGGATGGAGACATTTGAAGTCATTTTACGACGAACGTTCAAAGCAGCTAGATTTGAATCTGTTCATTCACAAGATGACCAAAGAAAACAAAAAGTCCTCTTGATGAGGGAGAAGAAATTGGACTTCTTAATGACGACAACCATTCTCGAAAGGGGCGTAACTTTTCCAGATATTGATGTACTTGTTATTGGGGCGGATGACCGAATATTTACAGAATCTTCTCTGGTTCAGATTGCCGGAAGAGCCGGTCGCTCTCCAGAATACCCAACAGGAGAGGTTTTGTACTTTCACGATGGAATGACGATAGAAATGAAAAGAGCCATTCGTCAAATCAAGAAGATGAATACTATTGCAAAAAAGAGAGGGCTTCTATTAACATGA
- a CDS encoding ComF family protein, whose protein sequence is MISEDLIKAIGNIATIDMIVPIPVSKKSFQIRGFNQTGIMLKTARIPYTNLLENTTTEKNQSKKTRQERLQSIQPFRIADQNKVSIKGKRVLVIDDVYTTGRTMIYAMECLISEGARNVQSLSVFR, encoded by the coding sequence ATGATTTCAGAAGATTTAATCAAAGCAATTGGAAATATAGCTACAATTGATATGATTGTCCCTATCCCTGTATCTAAGAAAAGTTTTCAGATTAGAGGATTTAACCAAACGGGAATCATGCTTAAGACAGCAAGGATTCCTTATACGAACTTACTTGAGAACACGACAACAGAAAAAAATCAGTCAAAGAAAACAAGGCAGGAAAGGTTACAATCTATCCAACCTTTTCGCATTGCTGATCAGAACAAGGTATCAATAAAAGGGAAAAGAGTGCTCGTTATAGACGATGTTTACACAACTGGAAGGACGATGATCTATGCTATGGAGTGCCTTATATCAGAAGGAGCAAGGAATGTTCAATCCTTATCGGTATTCAGATAA
- the hpf gene encoding ribosome hibernation-promoting factor, HPF/YfiA family produces MLRYNVRGENIEVTQAIRDYVEKKVGKIEKYFKDVPEANAHVNLKTYSDKTAKVEVTVPLPYIVLRAEETSPDLYGSVDLVVSKLERQMRKYKTKINRKNRKSQGVDAPQPTDPDLWADLEAEDDEATEEEIGAAIVRTKRLSLKPMNAEEAILQMDMLGHNFFIFEDADTNGSSIVYKRKDGKYGLIETD; encoded by the coding sequence ATGCTAAGATACAATGTTCGCGGAGAAAACATAGAAGTGACCCAAGCGATTAGGGATTATGTTGAGAAAAAGGTAGGTAAGATCGAGAAATATTTCAAGGATGTGCCAGAAGCAAACGCACATGTGAATTTGAAAACCTACTCTGATAAAACTGCGAAAGTAGAAGTGACTGTACCACTTCCTTACATCGTTTTACGTGCGGAAGAAACTTCTCCAGATCTATATGGCAGTGTTGATTTAGTAGTAAGCAAACTGGAAAGACAAATGAGAAAATATAAAACAAAAATTAATCGTAAGAACCGTAAATCACAAGGGGTAGACGCACCGCAACCTACAGACCCTGATTTATGGGCAGATCTTGAGGCAGAAGATGACGAAGCAACAGAAGAAGAAATTGGTGCTGCAATCGTCAGAACAAAACGTTTAAGCTTGAAACCAATGAATGCTGAAGAAGCTATTCTTCAAATGGACATGTTAGGACATAACTTCTTTATTTTCGAAGATGCAGATACAAATGGCTCAAGTATCGTTTATAAACGTAAAGATGGTAAATACGGATTGATTGAAACAGATTAA
- the secA gene encoding preprotein translocase subunit SecA translates to MAHLLKNLFDNDKKELRRYGKLADQIESMESEIATLTDEALKARTEEFKTRFNNGETLDDLLPEAFATIREAAKRVLGLFPFRVQLMGGIALHEGNISEMKTGEGKTLTATMPVYLNAISGEGVHVVTVNDYLATRDAEEMGELYRWMGLTVGLNLNGKNPNEKREAYLCDITYSTNNELGFDYLRDNMVVYKEQMAQRPLNFAILDEVDSILVDEARTPLIISGQANRSTSFYTRTDFFVKGLKEEEDYTIDLQSKSISLTEDGIEKAEKTFRVKNLYDLENQSLIHHLDQALRANFIMLLDIDYVVDDGEVKIVDQFTGRIMDGRRYSDGLHQAIEAKEGVEIQKESKTMATITFQNYFRMYKKLSGMTGTAKTEEEEFREIYNMNVIAIPTNRELVRDDRDDLLYPTLESKFNAVAQDIKERHQKGQPILVGTVAVETSERISRLLTKEGVPHEVLNAKNHFREAEIVVNAGQPGAVTIATNMAGRGTDIKLGPGVKEMGGLAVIGTERHESRRIDNQLRGRAGRQGDPGVSQFYLSLEDDLMKRFGSERIRMVLEQLKISEDDAVIQSRMISRQVESAQKRVEGNNYDTRRNVLKYDDVMREQREVIYNQRLEVILENETLNYVTVPMIRRTIERYVQLNTQQEDRTKWNLSHIIEFAHTVLVHPEELSEEDLKGKSAKEIETILIELSRKNYEEKTAQLNGKEQVLEFEKVVILRVVDRKWTDHIDQMDQLRQGIGLRSYGQFNPLTEYQQEGFTLFEDMIGEIDYEVTRLLMKSQIRQNLQREQTTAKGKADRGKAKEAVFSHDEETHTRLG, encoded by the coding sequence ATGGCTCATTTACTTAAAAACTTATTCGATAATGACAAAAAAGAGCTACGTCGTTATGGTAAACTTGCTGACCAGATTGAAAGTATGGAAAGCGAGATTGCTACTTTAACAGATGAAGCATTGAAAGCTCGTACTGAGGAATTTAAAACACGATTTAACAATGGAGAAACTTTAGATGATCTTCTACCAGAAGCTTTTGCAACGATTCGAGAAGCAGCTAAACGAGTACTTGGACTATTTCCTTTCCGTGTTCAGTTAATGGGGGGGATAGCCCTTCACGAAGGAAATATTTCTGAAATGAAAACTGGTGAGGGTAAAACCTTAACAGCTACTATGCCTGTATACCTGAATGCTATTTCAGGGGAAGGTGTCCATGTTGTTACAGTAAATGATTACCTTGCGACGCGTGATGCTGAAGAAATGGGTGAGTTGTATCGCTGGATGGGACTAACGGTTGGCTTAAACCTGAACGGGAAAAATCCGAATGAAAAAAGAGAAGCTTATCTTTGTGATATTACGTATTCTACAAATAATGAACTTGGATTCGACTATCTAAGAGATAATATGGTCGTTTACAAAGAGCAAATGGCTCAGCGTCCATTGAATTTTGCTATTTTGGATGAGGTCGATTCAATCTTAGTGGATGAGGCGAGAACACCTTTAATCATTTCTGGTCAAGCTAATCGCTCAACTTCTTTCTATACACGTACAGACTTTTTTGTTAAAGGTCTGAAAGAAGAAGAAGATTATACAATCGACCTTCAATCTAAATCCATTTCTCTTACAGAAGATGGTATAGAAAAAGCTGAAAAAACATTCCGAGTGAAAAACTTATACGATTTAGAGAACCAGTCCTTGATTCATCACTTGGATCAAGCGTTGCGAGCAAACTTTATTATGCTACTGGATATTGACTATGTTGTTGACGACGGCGAAGTTAAGATCGTCGATCAGTTTACTGGACGTATTATGGATGGTCGTCGTTATTCTGACGGTCTTCATCAAGCAATTGAAGCTAAAGAAGGCGTTGAGATTCAAAAAGAGTCCAAGACTATGGCAACCATTACCTTCCAAAACTACTTCCGTATGTACAAAAAACTATCTGGTATGACAGGTACGGCTAAAACAGAAGAAGAAGAATTCCGTGAGATTTACAATATGAACGTTATCGCTATACCGACTAACCGTGAGCTTGTTCGTGATGACCGCGATGATTTACTTTACCCAACACTTGAAAGCAAGTTTAATGCTGTTGCACAAGACATCAAAGAACGTCACCAAAAAGGACAACCGATTTTAGTTGGTACTGTAGCGGTTGAAACATCTGAGCGAATCAGTCGTTTATTGACTAAAGAAGGCGTGCCACACGAAGTATTGAATGCCAAAAACCATTTCAGAGAAGCGGAAATCGTTGTAAATGCTGGACAACCTGGTGCTGTAACGATCGCAACCAACATGGCTGGTCGTGGTACAGATATCAAACTTGGACCCGGAGTCAAAGAAATGGGTGGTTTAGCCGTTATTGGTACGGAACGTCATGAATCAAGACGTATCGATAATCAATTACGTGGACGTGCTGGTCGTCAGGGAGATCCTGGTGTTTCTCAATTCTACCTATCACTTGAAGATGATTTGATGAAACGATTTGGCTCAGAACGTATTCGTATGGTTCTAGAACAACTCAAAATTTCTGAAGACGACGCAGTCATTCAAAGTCGTATGATTAGTAGACAAGTTGAATCTGCACAGAAACGTGTTGAGGGGAATAACTACGATACACGTAGAAACGTCTTGAAATACGATGATGTAATGCGTGAACAGCGTGAAGTCATCTACAACCAAAGGCTTGAAGTGATTCTAGAAAACGAAACATTGAACTACGTAACAGTACCGATGATTCGTCGTACGATTGAGCGCTATGTTCAATTGAATACACAACAGGAAGACCGTACTAAGTGGAATCTTTCTCATATCATTGAGTTTGCGCATACTGTACTCGTACACCCTGAAGAATTATCTGAAGAAGATTTAAAAGGGAAATCAGCAAAAGAAATTGAAACGATACTAATCGAACTTTCTCGTAAAAATTACGAAGAGAAAACCGCTCAACTAAACGGTAAAGAACAAGTTCTTGAGTTTGAAAAAGTGGTTATCTTAAGAGTAGTGGACCGTAAGTGGACGGACCATATTGATCAAATGGATCAGTTACGACAAGGTATCGGACTTCGTTCATATGGACAATTTAATCCACTAACTGAATATCAGCAAGAAGGGTTCACTTTGTTTGAAGATATGATTGGTGAAATAGACTACGAAGTAACTCGTTTATTAATGAAATCTCAAATCCGTCAGAACTTGCAACGTGAACAAACAACAGCTAAAGGGAAAGCGGATCGTGGAAAAGCGAAAGAAGCCGTTTTCTCACATGATGAAGAGACACATACGAGACTAGGTTAA
- the prfB gene encoding peptide chain release factor 2 (programmed frameshift) encodes MEISDIRNSIQAASQKVSDFRGSLDLETMEVDIAEYDEQMSDPSFWNDQQAAQKVIDEANTVKSTYNTFRSMEEQVEEYKMMMEMLEEESDAGLRAELEHGVESLEKEIEQFELEMLLSEPYDNNNAILEIHPGAGGTESQDWGEMLYRMYTRWIDKRGFSYEILDYQDGEEAGIKSVTILIKGLHAYGLLKAEKGVHRLVRISPFDSSGRRHTSFVSIEVSPEIDDDIDIEINPDDIRVDTYRASGAGGQHINKTESAVRLTHKETGLVAASQAGRSQLANKETAMKMLKAKLYQKQLDEKAQEMAAIRGEQKEIGWGSQIRSYVFHPYSMVKDHRTNEETGNIDVVMDGDIDRFIEAYLRSLINAAE; translated from the exons ATGGAAATCAGTGATATTAGAAATTCAATTCAAGCAGCAAGTCAGAAAGTCTCTGACTTCAGGGGGTCTCTT GACTTAGAGACAATGGAAGTTGACATTGCAGAATACGATGAACAAATGTCAGATCCATCATTTTGGAATGACCAGCAAGCCGCTCAAAAAGTTATCGATGAAGCGAATACGGTTAAAAGTACCTATAATACTTTTCGTTCTATGGAAGAACAAGTTGAAGAGTACAAAATGATGATGGAGATGCTTGAAGAAGAAAGCGACGCAGGTTTGCGAGCTGAACTTGAACATGGTGTAGAGTCTCTTGAAAAAGAAATCGAGCAGTTTGAACTTGAAATGCTACTCAGCGAACCTTACGATAATAATAATGCTATTTTGGAAATTCATCCAGGTGCAGGTGGTACCGAGTCGCAGGACTGGGGCGAAATGCTCTATAGAATGTATACAAGATGGATTGATAAAAGAGGCTTTTCTTATGAGATACTGGATTATCAAGATGGAGAAGAAGCGGGGATCAAAAGTGTTACGATACTCATAAAGGGATTACATGCATACGGACTTTTGAAAGCAGAAAAAGGCGTTCATCGTTTAGTTCGTATTTCTCCTTTTGATTCAAGTGGCCGTCGACATACGTCTTTCGTTTCTATAGAAGTGTCACCTGAAATAGATGATGACATCGATATTGAAATCAACCCAGATGATATTCGTGTAGACACGTATCGAGCAAGTGGTGCAGGTGGACAACACATCAACAAAACAGAATCTGCAGTAAGATTGACGCATAAAGAAACTGGATTGGTAGCAGCTAGTCAAGCAGGGCGATCTCAACTAGCAAACAAAGAAACCGCAATGAAGATGCTGAAAGCGAAGTTGTATCAAAAACAACTTGATGAAAAAGCACAAGAAATGGCCGCTATAAGAGGCGAGCAAAAAGAAATTGGCTGGGGATCTCAAATCCGTTCCTATGTTTTTCATCCATATTCTATGGTAAAAGATCATAGAACAAATGAGGAAACTGGAAACATAGATGTTGTAATGGATGGCGACATTGACCGCTTCATCGAAGCTTATTTGCGCTCTTTAATTAATGCAGCAGAATAA
- the ftsE gene encoding cell division ATP-binding protein FtsE, producing MIEMSNVYKKYSNGITAINGLDVRIEQGEFVYVVGPSGAGKSTFIKMIYREEVPTKGTVKVGEFDLATLKPKKIPHLRRHVGVVFQDFKLLPRLTVYENVAYAMQVLEKNPKQIQKRVLEVLDLVGLKHKVRMFPNELSGGEQQRIAIARAIANMPRVLIADEPTGNLDPETAWGIMELLEEINNQGTTVIMATHNSEIVNRVRHRVLAVENGRIARDQEEGEYGYEI from the coding sequence ATGATAGAAATGTCTAATGTTTACAAGAAATACTCAAATGGTATTACAGCTATTAATGGGTTGGACGTTCGTATTGAGCAAGGCGAGTTCGTTTACGTTGTTGGTCCAAGTGGAGCAGGTAAATCAACTTTCATCAAAATGATTTATAGAGAAGAAGTTCCGACCAAAGGAACGGTTAAAGTAGGAGAATTTGATCTTGCTACTTTGAAACCTAAAAAAATACCACATTTGAGAAGACACGTTGGTGTAGTTTTCCAGGATTTCAAACTATTACCAAGATTGACAGTATACGAGAATGTTGCATACGCAATGCAAGTACTAGAAAAAAATCCTAAACAAATTCAAAAACGTGTACTAGAAGTTCTTGATTTAGTTGGATTGAAACATAAAGTTAGAATGTTTCCGAATGAGTTATCCGGTGGTGAGCAGCAGAGAATTGCGATTGCTAGAGCAATTGCGAATATGCCGCGCGTACTGATTGCAGATGAGCCTACAGGAAACCTAGATCCTGAAACAGCTTGGGGAATCATGGAATTACTTGAAGAAATCAATAATCAAGGTACAACTGTCATTATGGCGACTCACAATAGTGAAATCGTGAATCGTGTGAGACACAGGGTTTTAGCAGTTGAAAACGGACGTATTGCCCGAGATCAAGAGGAAGGGGAATACGGATATGAAATTTAG
- the ftsX gene encoding permease-like cell division protein FtsX, with the protein MKFRTIRRHIVESLRSIVRNGWMTLAAVSAVAVTLLLVGSFIAMLMNVNKIVSDIENDVSIRVHVDLAAEEADRDNLRASLEGLNNVESVEFSSRDTELNNVIGSYGDAFGLFDGDNNPLYDVFVVNTNTPEQTSEVAQEAETLDYVADVNYGGSDADRLFEVTSVVRNVGAIVIIALIFTAVFLIANTIRITIFSRRTEIEIMKLVGASNWFIRWPFLIEGALIGLLGSLIPVGIISYVYLQGYDTLMNALQGTYYSLLEPNPFLILLVALLLGIGIIIGSLGSALSIRKFLKV; encoded by the coding sequence ATGAAATTTAGAACAATCAGACGTCATATTGTAGAGTCACTAAGAAGTATTGTACGTAATGGCTGGATGACCTTAGCAGCGGTGAGCGCAGTAGCGGTAACTTTACTTCTAGTAGGAAGTTTTATCGCAATGTTGATGAATGTAAACAAAATCGTTTCAGATATTGAAAATGATGTCAGTATTAGAGTTCACGTCGACCTTGCAGCTGAAGAAGCAGATCGAGATAATTTACGAGCGAGTCTTGAAGGATTAAATAATGTTGAATCCGTAGAGTTCTCTAGTAGAGATACTGAATTAAATAATGTTATCGGAAGTTACGGGGATGCCTTTGGTCTATTCGATGGAGATAATAACCCCTTATATGATGTGTTTGTAGTCAATACGAATACGCCAGAACAAACCTCAGAAGTTGCGCAGGAAGCAGAAACACTTGATTATGTTGCCGACGTAAACTATGGAGGATCAGATGCAGATCGATTGTTTGAAGTAACAAGTGTTGTGAGAAATGTCGGAGCAATTGTAATTATCGCATTAATCTTCACTGCAGTGTTCCTGATTGCAAACACAATCAGAATTACGATTTTCTCGAGAAGAACAGAAATCGAGATTATGAAACTAGTTGGTGCTTCAAACTGGTTTATCAGATGGCCATTCTTAATCGAAGGAGCATTGATTGGATTACTTGGATCATTGATTCCAGTAGGAATTATATCTTATGTATATCTTCAAGGGTACGATACCTTAATGAATGCACTACAAGGAACCTATTATTCCTTATTAGAACCCAATCCATTCCTAATTTTACTTGTAGCTTTACTACTTGGAATCGGAATCATCATCGGAAGCTTAGGATCAGCTTTATCTATTAGAAAATTCTTGAAAGTTTAG